The following proteins are encoded in a genomic region of Limosilactobacillus reuteri subsp. reuteri:
- a CDS encoding N-6 DNA methylase yields the protein MIAGELKSKIDGLWETFATGGLTNPLNVIEQITYLMFIKDLDDSDNRRKKDNILLGLNDYQSIFDGEVKIDDDLTVNGDELRWSTFKDFAPEKMFTIVQTEVFPFIKNLKNNEEGSYARYMKDATFLIPTPGLLSKVIGELDDIYRLMDEEVQKDNSKNKEKALIINRGDVRGDVYEYLLGKLSTAGRNGQFRTPRHIIKMIVELMNPQVTDKICDPAAGTAGFLVESAEFLQDKKKEEIFYNKENRHYFHNEMFTGYDTDQTMLRIGAMNMLSHGVDNPNVEYQDSLSEQNTDRDEYSLIMANPPFKGSLDYNSVSKDLLKICKTKKTELLFVTLFLQMLKVGGRCACIVPDGVLFGSSKAHKSIRKEIIENNNLEAVISMPSGVFKPYAGVSTAILIFTKTGNGGTDKVWFYDMTADGFSLDDKRTPVKENDIPDIIERFNHLDKEVDRKKTNKSFMVDKKDIVDNDYDLSINRYKEIEYKPVKYPPTEEIIAEIEKLDKEANDALQELKALLKD from the coding sequence ATGATTGCAGGAGAACTAAAAAGTAAGATTGATGGTTTATGGGAAACCTTTGCAACGGGAGGCCTAACCAATCCATTGAATGTAATTGAACAAATTACATATTTAATGTTTATCAAGGACTTGGATGATTCAGATAATAGAAGAAAAAAGGATAATATCTTATTAGGATTGAACGATTATCAGTCTATTTTTGATGGAGAGGTAAAAATTGATGATGATCTAACAGTTAATGGCGATGAGCTAAGATGGTCCACATTTAAAGATTTTGCACCTGAAAAGATGTTTACTATTGTTCAAACAGAGGTATTTCCATTCATTAAGAATTTGAAAAATAATGAAGAAGGTTCGTATGCTCGCTACATGAAAGATGCAACTTTCCTCATCCCAACTCCCGGTCTACTATCTAAGGTGATTGGAGAATTAGATGATATTTACCGACTGATGGATGAAGAAGTTCAAAAAGATAACTCTAAAAATAAAGAGAAAGCTCTGATTATAAACAGAGGAGACGTTCGTGGGGATGTATACGAATATCTTTTAGGAAAGTTGTCTACTGCAGGTAGAAATGGTCAATTTAGAACTCCACGTCACATTATCAAAATGATTGTGGAATTAATGAATCCGCAAGTTACTGATAAAATTTGTGATCCAGCTGCAGGAACAGCGGGTTTCTTAGTAGAAAGTGCTGAATTCCTTCAAGATAAGAAGAAAGAAGAAATTTTTTATAATAAAGAAAATCGACATTATTTTCATAATGAAATGTTTACAGGATACGATACTGATCAAACCATGCTTCGTATCGGAGCTATGAATATGTTATCTCATGGAGTGGATAATCCTAATGTTGAGTATCAAGATAGTTTATCTGAACAAAATACGGATAGAGATGAATATTCTTTAATTATGGCTAATCCTCCATTTAAGGGAAGCCTAGATTATAATTCAGTTTCAAAAGACCTGCTTAAAATTTGTAAAACTAAAAAAACAGAATTACTTTTTGTAACTTTATTCTTACAAATGCTAAAAGTGGGTGGAAGATGTGCCTGTATTGTTCCAGATGGTGTTTTATTTGGATCATCTAAGGCACATAAGTCAATTAGAAAAGAAATAATTGAAAATAACAATTTAGAAGCAGTTATTTCAATGCCTTCCGGAGTGTTTAAGCCTTATGCTGGAGTTTCAACTGCCATCTTGATTTTTACTAAGACAGGTAATGGAGGAACTGATAAAGTTTGGTTCTATGATATGACTGCTGATGGATTTTCTCTTGATGACAAGAGAACGCCAGTTAAAGAAAATGATATACCTGATATTATTGAACGTTTTAATCATCTAGATAAAGAGGTTGACCGTAAAAAGACAAATAAATCCTTTATGGTTGATAAGAAAGATATTGTTGACAATGATTATGATCTTTCAATTAATCGGTATAAAGAAATTGAGTATAAACCAGTTAAATATCCACCAACAGAAGAGATTATTGCTGAAATTGAAAAGTTAGATAAGGAAGCAAATGACGCATTACAAGAGTTAAAAGCTCTTTTAAAAGACTAG
- a CDS encoding restriction endonuclease subunit S, with protein sequence MKLKDVCIKGTSNIRQKDVNDSGRYPVYGAAGPVGFMNSFQYDEPYVGVVKDGAGIGRATYLPSNSSIIGTMQALIPKKNVLPKYLYYAVSSMHLEKYYSGATIPHIYFKNYKHERFVLVSKKEQEQIIWRFSLLEKMISNKQQQLLKLDELIKARFVEMFGDPIINNKNIKKKKLGDICLLKAGDFTPSKKISPVKTSINKYPCFGGNGIRGYVDNYTHQGNYSLIGRQGALCGNVKFATGKFRNTEHAILVSPNIEINSRWLFELLNLEKLNRFRSGAAQPGLAVKTLNEIIVPVADLNSQNEYANFVQQVDKSKVVIQKSLDETQKLYDSLMQEYFG encoded by the coding sequence GTGAAACTTAAAGATGTTTGTATAAAAGGTACATCAAATATCAGGCAAAAAGATGTAAATGATAGTGGAAGATATCCTGTCTATGGAGCAGCTGGTCCAGTGGGCTTTATGAATTCTTTTCAATATGATGAACCATATGTTGGTGTGGTAAAAGATGGGGCTGGTATTGGCCGAGCAACATATTTACCTAGCAATTCCTCAATTATTGGAACCATGCAGGCTTTGATACCAAAGAAAAATGTATTACCCAAGTATTTGTATTACGCAGTATCATCTATGCATTTAGAAAAATACTATTCTGGTGCTACTATTCCTCATATATATTTTAAAAACTATAAGCACGAAAGATTTGTATTAGTTTCAAAAAAAGAACAAGAACAAATTATTTGGAGATTTTCTTTATTAGAAAAAATGATAAGTAATAAGCAACAGCAATTGCTTAAGCTGGACGAACTAATCAAAGCCCGATTTGTCGAGATGTTTGGTGATCCGATTATCAACAATAAAAATATAAAAAAGAAAAAACTAGGTGACATTTGCTTATTAAAAGCTGGCGACTTTACCCCTTCTAAAAAAATATCTCCTGTTAAAACATCTATTAATAAGTATCCCTGCTTTGGAGGAAATGGTATAAGAGGATATGTTGATAACTATACACATCAAGGAAATTATTCTTTAATTGGAAGACAAGGTGCTTTATGTGGAAATGTTAAGTTTGCAACGGGAAAATTTAGAAATACTGAACATGCTATTTTAGTAAGTCCGAATATAGAGATTAACAGTCGTTGGCTATTTGAACTATTAAACTTGGAAAAACTTAATCGATTTAGATCTGGAGCAGCTCAACCAGGTCTAGCAGTTAAAACACTAAATGAGATTATTGTTCCAGTTGCAGATTTGAATTCACAAAACGAATACGCAAACTTTGTTCAACAAGTCGACAAATCAAAAGTTGTAATTCAAAAATCGCTTGATGAGACACAAAAATTATATGATAGCTTAATGCAAGAATATTTTGGGTAA
- a CDS encoding DEAD/DEAH box helicase family protein: MLSVTNFDYLLEEPQFKDFVQIAIAAEKVAVIDPATAVIDCRRAMELAVKWMYSVDSDLRTPYQDKLVTLINTLDFKDIVDPNTWQGLELIRRLGNIAVHTNRKVSLDEAILCLKALFSFFDMLDYCYGSNYQKKDFDKSIVGNYRLEFVPKVSPMEESTISLEKLTKKNKPLQESLTAQRKVQGKSYTPKPFGISEFKTRKIYIDTMLAEVGWIEGQNWLNEVELKGMPNKAGTGYADYVLYDDAHQPLAVIEAKKTCKDVAVGRQQAKLYADILENKYGRRPVIFLSNGFETRIIDNQYPERQVSSIYSKRDLEKLFNLQKVRQPLTNIVVDDNIAGRYYQKAAIQAVCESFSKENRRKALLVMATGSGKTRTAVGLVKVLLNAGWIKHILFLADRDALVTQAKRSFVNLLPDLSVTNLVEDKKNYNARCVFSTYATMMNVIDTAIDDEKQKLYTAGHFDLIIVDEAHRSIYNKYRNIFTYFDAPLVGLTATPKDDIDKNTYSIFNLEDGVPTYGYDLAEAVKDKCLVPYRSIETRLKFMEKGINYDDLTDQEKEEYEETFTDEDGELPKKIESRKLNKWLFNKDTIRKALNILMSQGLKINYGERIGKTIIFAKNHRHAEEILKVFNEEYPQFCKNGQPYATVIDNYTNYAQSAIDEFSDPNKLPQIAISVDMLDTGIDVPECLNLVFFKKVMSKAKFFQMIGRGTRLCPNLLDGKDKEEFYIFDFCDNFQFFRMKKGREAGAQETLQSALFNLKMKLVRKLQEAPYQTEDFKQYRNFLVEDLSKKVKELNRKNFAVKQHLAYVDKFSQIDNYNNLTYEDIVNVQKELAPLILPDNDEPNALRFDALVYKMELAKMSQESYGRLKVDLCNKISKLSDLMTIPQIKAKADLIKVMSESEYVESANVQDLEHIRQNIRDLIQYLPKKGVVYYTNFTDSILDSTVHEAELETSTLKNYKAEAEFYIKQHQSENIMCKIKDNAPLNSSDIKELENILWQKLGSKEEYQKEIGNKTPGEFVRSIVGLDMKAAKEAFNKYLDTVSLNKQQIYFINEIIEYIVKNGTLTDMHVLQESPFTNQGSISELFESDKNIWFKVKRAIDEINSNAGVGVA, translated from the coding sequence ATGTTATCCGTGACTAACTTTGATTATTTACTAGAAGAACCACAATTTAAAGATTTCGTGCAAATAGCAATAGCAGCTGAAAAAGTAGCCGTTATTGATCCTGCAACAGCAGTAATTGACTGTCGACGTGCAATGGAATTAGCGGTTAAGTGGATGTATTCAGTTGACTCAGACTTAAGAACTCCCTATCAGGATAAATTAGTAACCTTAATCAATACTCTAGATTTTAAGGATATTGTTGATCCTAATACTTGGCAAGGCCTAGAATTAATTCGTCGTTTAGGAAATATTGCTGTACACACTAATAGAAAAGTATCTCTAGATGAAGCTATTTTATGTTTAAAAGCTTTATTTAGCTTTTTTGATATGCTTGATTATTGTTATGGAAGCAATTATCAAAAGAAAGATTTTGACAAGTCGATTGTTGGGAATTATCGTCTGGAGTTTGTTCCTAAAGTCTCTCCAATGGAAGAGTCAACAATTTCTCTCGAAAAACTTACGAAAAAGAACAAACCTTTACAGGAATCTTTAACTGCGCAAAGAAAAGTACAAGGAAAGAGCTATACTCCTAAACCATTTGGAATCTCAGAGTTTAAAACTCGTAAAATTTATATTGATACTATGCTAGCTGAAGTAGGTTGGATTGAGGGCCAAAATTGGTTAAACGAAGTAGAACTTAAAGGAATGCCTAACAAAGCTGGTACTGGATATGCCGATTACGTCTTATATGATGATGCGCATCAACCTCTTGCAGTTATTGAGGCAAAGAAAACTTGTAAAGATGTAGCAGTTGGGCGCCAACAAGCAAAACTATATGCGGATATATTAGAGAATAAGTATGGACGTAGACCAGTTATATTTTTAAGTAATGGATTTGAAACACGAATTATTGATAATCAATACCCTGAGAGACAAGTTTCATCAATTTATTCTAAGCGTGATTTAGAAAAGTTGTTTAATTTGCAAAAAGTACGCCAACCTTTAACGAATATTGTAGTAGATGATAATATTGCGGGACGTTATTATCAAAAGGCTGCCATTCAAGCTGTTTGCGAAAGTTTTTCAAAAGAAAATAGACGTAAAGCTTTATTAGTCATGGCGACAGGATCCGGTAAAACAAGAACTGCAGTTGGATTAGTTAAAGTTCTTTTAAACGCTGGTTGGATTAAACATATTTTATTTTTAGCCGATAGAGATGCTTTAGTGACACAGGCTAAAAGGAGCTTTGTCAATTTACTACCTGATCTTTCCGTAACTAATTTAGTTGAAGATAAGAAAAATTATAACGCTCGATGTGTTTTTTCTACCTATGCAACAATGATGAATGTCATTGATACAGCAATAGATGACGAAAAGCAAAAACTGTATACAGCAGGACATTTTGACTTAATTATTGTCGATGAGGCTCACCGATCAATCTATAATAAATATAGAAATATCTTTACTTACTTTGATGCACCATTAGTTGGGCTAACTGCTACCCCTAAAGATGATATTGATAAAAATACCTATTCTATTTTTAACTTGGAAGATGGAGTGCCCACTTATGGGTATGATCTAGCAGAAGCTGTTAAAGATAAGTGTTTAGTACCCTACAGATCAATAGAGACCCGCTTAAAATTTATGGAAAAGGGTATTAATTATGACGATTTAACTGATCAAGAAAAGGAAGAATATGAGGAAACTTTCACAGATGAAGATGGTGAGCTGCCAAAGAAGATTGAATCAAGAAAGTTGAATAAGTGGTTATTTAATAAAGACACTATTCGCAAAGCTTTGAATATTTTAATGAGTCAGGGACTAAAGATTAATTATGGCGAAAGAATAGGTAAAACTATTATCTTTGCTAAGAATCATCGCCATGCTGAGGAAATTCTGAAAGTTTTTAATGAAGAATATCCTCAGTTTTGTAAAAATGGTCAACCTTATGCAACCGTAATTGATAATTATACTAATTACGCACAAAGTGCAATTGATGAATTTTCAGATCCAAATAAATTACCACAAATTGCTATTTCCGTGGATATGTTGGACACAGGAATTGATGTACCAGAATGTTTAAATTTAGTATTTTTCAAAAAAGTAATGAGTAAGGCGAAATTCTTCCAGATGATTGGAAGAGGAACACGTTTATGTCCAAATTTGTTAGATGGAAAAGATAAAGAAGAATTTTACATTTTTGATTTTTGCGATAACTTTCAATTTTTCCGTATGAAAAAGGGACGTGAAGCGGGGGCCCAAGAAACGTTACAAAGTGCTTTATTCAATTTGAAAATGAAATTAGTACGGAAATTACAAGAAGCCCCATATCAAACAGAAGATTTTAAGCAGTATCGAAACTTTTTAGTTGAAGATTTATCTAAAAAAGTTAAAGAATTAAATAGAAAAAATTTTGCTGTTAAACAACATCTTGCCTATGTTGATAAATTTTCTCAAATAGATAATTACAATAACTTAACTTATGAGGACATTGTAAATGTTCAAAAAGAGTTAGCACCTCTAATTCTTCCGGATAATGATGAACCAAATGCCCTACGCTTTGATGCTTTAGTCTATAAAATGGAACTGGCAAAAATGTCACAAGAATCCTATGGACGATTAAAAGTAGATCTCTGTAATAAAATTTCTAAATTATCTGATTTAATGACTATCCCACAGATTAAAGCAAAAGCCGACTTAATTAAAGTTATGTCAGAGTCAGAATATGTTGAATCTGCAAATGTTCAAGATTTAGAGCATATCCGTCAAAATATACGGGACTTAATTCAATATCTTCCAAAAAAGGGAGTAGTGTATTATACAAATTTCACTGATAGTATATTAGATTCAACTGTTCATGAAGCTGAACTTGAAACTTCTACTTTGAAAAACTACAAAGCAGAAGCAGAATTTTATATTAAGCAACATCAAAGTGAAAATATAATGTGTAAAATTAAAGATAATGCACCTTTAAATAGCAGTGATATAAAAGAGCTCGAGAATATTCTATGGCAAAAACTTGGAAGTAAAGAAGAGTATCAAAAAGAAATAGGAAATAAAACTCCTGGTGAATTTGTTCGTAGTATTGTTGGTTTAGATATGAAAGCTGCCAAAGAAGCTTTTAATAAATATTTAGATACAGTTTCACTTAATAAACAGCAGATATATTTTATAAATGAAATTATAGAGTATATTGTTAAAAATGGTACATTAACTGATATGCATGTTTTACAGGAATCTCCATTTACAAATCAAGGATCAATTTCAGAACTCTTTGAATCAGATAAAAATATTTGGTTCAAAGTAAAAAGAGCAATTGATGAAATTAATAGTAATGCTGGAGTTGGCGTAGCTTAA
- a CDS encoding restriction endonuclease subunit S, with protein sequence MEYKKFTALFTDVTKTGTKIPKDEYLTTGKNIIIDQGKDSIAGYTDRQKGIFEEVPVIVFGDHTRIVKYIDKPFFLGADGVKVLKSKEKESNYKYLYYALKAAHIPNTGYNRHFKWLKQINMNYPDLNEQKNIVDILDSLTRIIKVRQKELAFFDKLIKARFVEMFGDPISNKKSWKKRLLNDLVDKIGSGATPKGGKESYQDHGISFIRSMNVHDGYFNYKDLAYINSTQAKQLSNVIVQSQDVFINITGASVARSCIVPDDILPARVNQHVSIIRCKSDVLNPIFINNLFLNDSFKRILLSIGLSGGATRQAITKKQLEMLKIILPPISLQNEYANFVHQVDKSKFENIVYLNKTLLNKILSQIGDVIRD encoded by the coding sequence ATGGAGTATAAAAAATTTACAGCGCTTTTTACCGATGTGACTAAAACAGGAACAAAAATCCCCAAAGATGAATATTTAACTACGGGAAAAAATATAATAATTGATCAAGGAAAAGATAGTATTGCAGGATATACAGATCGTCAAAAAGGTATATTTGAAGAGGTCCCAGTGATAGTTTTTGGAGATCATACAAGAATAGTGAAATATATTGATAAACCTTTTTTTCTTGGTGCAGATGGAGTGAAAGTATTAAAGAGTAAGGAAAAAGAATCTAACTATAAATATTTATACTATGCTTTAAAAGCAGCACATATTCCAAATACGGGATATAATCGTCATTTTAAATGGCTTAAGCAAATAAATATGAATTATCCGGACCTTAACGAACAAAAAAATATAGTTGATATTCTTGATAGTTTAACTCGAATTATTAAAGTTAGACAAAAAGAATTAGCCTTTTTTGACAAACTAATCAAAGCCCGATTTGTCGAGATGTTTGGTGATCCGATAAGTAATAAAAAAAGCTGGAAGAAACGATTATTAAATGATTTAGTTGATAAGATTGGCTCTGGCGCCACTCCTAAAGGTGGAAAAGAAAGCTATCAAGATCATGGCATCAGTTTTATAAGGAGTATGAATGTTCATGACGGATACTTCAATTACAAGGATTTAGCTTATATAAATTCAACACAAGCCAAGCAACTTTCAAATGTAATAGTGCAGTCTCAAGATGTATTTATAAATATTACAGGAGCTTCTGTTGCTAGATCTTGTATTGTACCTGATGATATATTACCTGCACGAGTGAATCAGCATGTTTCTATTATTAGGTGCAAATCGGATGTATTGAATCCAATCTTTATTAATAATTTGTTTCTTAATGATTCTTTTAAAAGAATATTATTGTCTATTGGTTTATCGGGTGGGGCAACGAGACAAGCAATTACTAAAAAGCAACTTGAAATGTTAAAAATTATACTTCCACCAATTTCCCTCCAAAATGAATACGCAAACTTCGTCCACCAAGTCGACAAATCAAAATTTGAAAATATAGTATACTTAAATAAAACGCTCTTAAACAAAATTCTTAGTCAAATAGGAGATGTTATCCGTGACTAA
- a CDS encoding diacylglycerol kinase, translating into MTVRKRARIIYNPTSGRETLRSDLVDILAIYEKAGYETSAFATTPAPNSAKNEATRAAEDGFDLIVAAGGDGTLNEVVNGIAGLEHRPTLAIIPAGTTNDYARALRIPRDDPIAAAKLILKKNKKFKIDIGRAGENYFMNIAAGGTMTELTYEVPSQMKSLFGYAAYFAKGAELMPRIKPVDMLIKYDNQEYRGSASMFMIALTNSVGGFEQIVPDASLDDGKFTMIIVKKSSVIDMLSLMAKALQGKHLDDPRIIYAKATDIEVIPLNKDDRLMVNLDGEYGGDAPMKFHNLKQHLEVIANLDEIPEDAITTSADFKRVEKDFMNGIDDYKDREKK; encoded by the coding sequence ATGACCGTGCGAAAACGTGCTCGGATAATTTATAATCCTACCTCAGGCCGTGAAACATTGCGAAGTGATTTAGTTGATATTCTCGCAATTTATGAGAAAGCTGGATATGAAACTAGTGCTTTTGCGACTACTCCTGCGCCTAACTCGGCTAAGAACGAAGCCACTCGTGCTGCTGAAGACGGTTTTGATTTGATTGTAGCCGCTGGTGGAGACGGTACCCTGAATGAAGTGGTTAATGGAATTGCTGGGTTAGAACATCGGCCAACATTAGCGATTATTCCAGCAGGGACGACTAATGACTATGCACGGGCATTACGGATTCCTCGTGATGATCCGATCGCCGCGGCTAAGTTAATCTTAAAGAAGAATAAGAAATTTAAGATTGATATTGGTCGGGCTGGTGAAAACTACTTCATGAATATTGCTGCTGGTGGAACGATGACTGAATTAACCTATGAGGTCCCTTCGCAAATGAAGTCCCTTTTTGGTTATGCAGCATACTTCGCCAAGGGAGCAGAGTTAATGCCGCGGATTAAGCCAGTCGACATGCTAATCAAGTATGATAATCAGGAATACCGGGGCAGTGCTTCCATGTTTATGATTGCCTTGACTAATTCGGTCGGCGGTTTTGAACAGATTGTGCCGGATGCTTCACTTGATGATGGAAAGTTTACGATGATTATCGTCAAGAAGAGCAGCGTGATCGATATGCTCAGCTTAATGGCAAAGGCACTTCAAGGAAAGCACCTTGATGATCCGCGCATTATTTATGCTAAGGCAACCGATATTGAAGTTATTCCGCTAAACAAGGATGACCGCTTGATGGTTAACCTGGACGGGGAATATGGTGGCGATGCGCCAATGAAATTCCATAACCTTAAACAGCACCTAGAAGTAATTGCTAACTTGGATGAGATTCCAGAAGATGCGATTACAACTTCAGCTGATTTTAAGCGGGTTGAAAAAGACTTTATGAATGGCATTGACGATTATAAAGATCGCGAAAAGAAATAG
- the rlmD gene encoding 23S rRNA (uracil(1939)-C(5))-methyltransferase RlmD, which produces MKLNIPVHKNEEYPAKVVDLSYEGNGVVKIDDFPVFVPNALPGEEITVKITKVTSHFAWGRVMDWQTKSPDRVDVKDKKYIQTGIAPLGHLKYDAQLKFKQHQIQELLAKAHLDEIEVLPTMGMEKPYHYRNKAQVPVKMVHGQLETGFYKRGSHNLVPIEDFYIQDPEIDKAIVVVRDLLRQYHITPYDEQTGKGVIRTVMVRRGYYSHEMMVVLVTNTKRLPMEKQIVDGIVAGVPEVKSIVQNINDKRTNRLLGNKNKTLWGADEIHDQLLGIDFAISPLSFYQVNPQQTERLYQTAIDNAGLDGNQTVIDAYCGIGTISLAVAKHAKQVYGVEIVPAAIEDAKHNAKRNGIKNAKFVVGKAEEQFAKWQAEGLKPDVVIVDPPRKGLAESLIEATGKMGPKKVIYVSCNPATLVRDIKRFADQGYHVTKPIQPVDQFPQTTHVESVTVLERAQND; this is translated from the coding sequence TTGAAACTAAACATTCCAGTACATAAAAATGAAGAATATCCCGCAAAAGTAGTGGATTTATCTTACGAAGGCAATGGGGTCGTTAAGATTGATGATTTTCCCGTCTTTGTTCCTAATGCCCTTCCTGGTGAAGAGATTACGGTAAAGATCACCAAAGTAACCAGCCACTTTGCATGGGGACGAGTAATGGACTGGCAGACGAAGAGTCCAGACCGCGTTGATGTTAAGGATAAAAAGTACATTCAAACGGGAATCGCTCCACTTGGTCATTTGAAATACGATGCTCAACTGAAATTTAAGCAACATCAAATTCAAGAATTATTGGCTAAAGCCCACTTAGATGAGATTGAAGTTTTGCCAACGATGGGGATGGAAAAGCCTTATCATTACCGCAACAAGGCCCAAGTACCAGTAAAAATGGTCCACGGTCAATTAGAAACCGGTTTTTATAAGCGGGGGAGCCACAATTTAGTACCCATTGAAGATTTCTATATCCAGGATCCAGAAATTGATAAGGCCATTGTGGTTGTCCGTGACTTATTACGACAATACCACATTACGCCATATGATGAACAAACTGGTAAGGGCGTGATTCGCACAGTAATGGTTCGGCGGGGATACTACAGCCATGAAATGATGGTAGTCTTAGTCACGAATACGAAGCGGCTGCCAATGGAAAAGCAAATCGTCGACGGAATCGTTGCCGGAGTGCCAGAAGTAAAAAGTATTGTGCAAAATATCAATGATAAGCGAACGAACCGCTTGCTCGGCAATAAGAATAAAACGTTATGGGGTGCTGATGAAATTCATGATCAGCTCCTCGGGATTGATTTTGCAATTTCACCATTATCCTTCTACCAGGTTAATCCGCAACAGACTGAACGCCTTTACCAAACAGCCATCGACAATGCAGGCTTGGACGGTAATCAAACCGTCATTGATGCCTATTGTGGAATTGGCACGATTTCCCTGGCAGTAGCTAAGCACGCTAAGCAAGTTTACGGGGTCGAAATTGTTCCAGCGGCGATTGAAGATGCCAAACATAATGCTAAACGGAATGGTATTAAGAACGCCAAATTTGTTGTTGGTAAGGCGGAAGAACAATTTGCTAAGTGGCAAGCAGAAGGGCTCAAACCAGATGTTGTCATCGTTGATCCACCACGGAAGGGCTTGGCTGAATCATTGATTGAAGCTACTGGTAAGATGGGACCGAAGAAAGTGATTTATGTTTCCTGCAACCCAGCTACTTTAGTTCGTGATATCAAGCGGTTCGCTGACCAAGGCTACCATGTAACAAAGCCAATTCAGCCAGTAGACCAGTTCCCACAGACGACGCATGTTGAGTCAGTAACGGTGCTGGAACGAGCACAAAACGATTAA
- the xerA gene encoding site-specific tyrosine recombinase/integron integrase: MNEKFVEIINEMAEVLNASQLKRLQEVMLKHLVEREPQKRKISNKEYLAKFLEAKKMEGCSDRTIKYYRVTVEQLLKKVVRPVRRITTEEMREYLVDYQKINNCGKTTIDNIRRNISSFFSWLEEEDYILKSPMRRIHKIRAEKLVKNVITDEDIEKLRDGCSCLRDVAIIDLLYSTGIRVGELVRLNRTDINFSERECVVFGKGDKERRVYFDAKSKVHLINYLRSRNDDNPALFVSLDKPNDRLKISGVEIRLRQLGRKLHLDRIHPHKFRRSMATRAIDKGMPIEQVQKILGHSQIDTTMQYAIVNQNNVKAAHRKYIS; this comes from the coding sequence ATGAATGAAAAGTTTGTTGAAATAATAAATGAGATGGCCGAAGTGCTTAATGCCTCACAGTTAAAACGACTTCAAGAAGTAATGTTGAAGCATTTAGTAGAAAGAGAGCCACAAAAACGGAAAATCAGTAATAAAGAATACCTAGCGAAGTTTTTGGAAGCTAAAAAAATGGAAGGTTGCTCTGATAGAACAATCAAATATTATCGAGTTACAGTTGAACAACTTTTAAAGAAAGTAGTTAGACCGGTAAGAAGGATTACTACAGAGGAAATGCGTGAATATTTGGTTGATTATCAAAAGATTAATAATTGTGGCAAAACAACTATTGACAATATCAGGCGTAATATTTCAAGTTTCTTTTCCTGGCTTGAGGAAGAAGACTATATATTAAAGAGTCCTATGCGTCGTATTCATAAAATTCGGGCTGAAAAGCTTGTGAAGAATGTAATAACTGATGAAGATATTGAAAAACTTCGTGATGGTTGTTCTTGTTTAAGAGATGTAGCTATAATCGATTTATTGTATTCAACGGGTATAAGAGTTGGGGAATTGGTTAGACTTAACAGAACTGATATTAATTTTTCTGAACGTGAGTGTGTTGTGTTTGGAAAAGGAGATAAAGAAAGGCGAGTATATTTTGATGCTAAGTCAAAAGTGCATTTGATTAATTACTTAAGGAGTAGAAATGATGATAATCCTGCGCTTTTTGTTTCTTTAGATAAGCCAAATGATCGATTGAAAATTAGTGGAGTAGAAATTAGACTACGCCAATTAGGAAGAAAGCTACACTTAGATAGGATTCATCCACATAAGTTCAGACGAAGTATGGCGACAAGAGCTATTGATAAAGGTATGCCAATTGAACAAGTTCAAAAGATTTTAGGTCATTCTCAGATAGACACTACAATGCAATACGCTATTGTTAATCAAAATAATGTGAAAGCAGCACATCGAAAATATATATCCTAG